One window from the genome of Labeo rohita strain BAU-BD-2019 chromosome 10, IGBB_LRoh.1.0, whole genome shotgun sequence encodes:
- the cldn23.1 gene encoding claudin 23a: protein MRTPGILIFGMVLAPCGWILDLTSTVAPNWRTIHNLANEASDLVVEQGIWDICRTSTTSRSQQCNQQSNDQIYFNSQIIPIAKGMMVASLIVTALGLAVATPGVRCWRERPRWILASLGGLLIFCSGVLTIIPIAWYTHILTSINSTSVKRDPNRSDDIRVGYCIILGYIGGIMEVLGGFVMFLGICSCCGGRNRGEKPPRTNTQRPAAARPDRSDRPTPLPRVSVPRRYSRSTESSVPYSQKSMDDDLDFPRAKTRDRGFVNTSYNGRPYDADL from the coding sequence ATGCGGACACCGGGGATCCTGATATTCGGCATGGTCCTGGCACCCTGCGGATGGATCCTGGACCTGACCAGCACGGTCGCGCCAAACTGGCGGACCATCCACAACCTGGCAAACGAGGCTTCGGATCTGGTGGTGGAACAGGGAATCTGGGACATCTGCAGGACCTCCACAACGTCTAGATCCCAACAGTGCAACCAGCAAAGCAACGACCAAATCTATTTTAACAGCCAGATCATTCCGATCGCTAAAGGAATGATGGTCGCGTCGTTGATCGTGACGGCGCTCGGCCTTGCAGTTGCAACACCTGGAGTCAGATGCTGGAGGGAAAGACCCAGATGGATACTGGCTTCTTTGGGAGGCCTTCTTATCTTCTGCTCCGGAGTGTTGACCATCATTCCCATTGCGTGGTACACTCATATCCTCACCAGCATCAATTCCACCTCTGTCAAGAGAGACCCAAACAGATCGGATGACATTCGTGTGGGATACTGCATCATTTTGGGCTACATCGGAGGCATTATGGAAGTCCTCGGGGGTTTTGTGATGTTCCTCGGGATTTGCTCCTGCTGCGGCGGACGCAACCGAGGAGAAAAACCGCCTCGAACCAACACACAACGGCCGGCGGCGGCCAGACCGGACAGATCGGACAGACCGACGCCTCTGCCAAGGGTCAGCGTACCGAGACGCTATAGCAGGAGCACTGAAAGCAGCGTGCCATACTCGCAGAAGTCAATGGACGATGACCTGGACTTCCCAAGAGCCAAAACCAGAGACAGGGGATTCGTCAACACATCCTACAACGGAAGACCTTACGATGCTGATCTGTGA